The following are from one region of the Deltaproteobacteria bacterium genome:
- a CDS encoding sigma 54-interacting transcriptional regulator has product MDNNQSFNEFEQTVKALGYGERKLQAFMEIFDNVLGAAHEPLVMLDSDLKVVKANHSFYRTFKVTPEGTEGVLIYDLGNGQWNIPKLRELLEDILPHNSTFNDFEVQHDFETIGRKIMHLNARRIHGEAKQSQMILLAIEDVTEREYYKRHLEKLVEKRTAEIRMAKEEAEKSKQIAESALFEIKRLKEQLEAERAYLQEEIKLEYNHENIIGQSDAIKYVFFKVEQIATTDTNVLVLGETGTGKELVARAIHGLSLRKERALVKVDCAALPSNLIESELFGHERGAFTGAHSRHLGRFEVADGATLFLDEIGELPLELQSKLLRVVQDGEFERLGSSRTIKVDVRIIAATNRNLEEEVRKGRFRDDLWYRLNIFPITMPPLRDRLDDIPLLVDFYVKKISRRMGKSIEIIPTRVMNALQNYHWPGNVRELENVLERAVINSSGPKLRLVDELKTRQNDISCAKKTLEAVEREHILRILEQTQWKVGGKNGAAEILGLNRSTLRARMRKLGILKP; this is encoded by the coding sequence ATGGATAACAATCAATCATTTAATGAATTTGAACAAACCGTGAAGGCGTTGGGATACGGTGAACGAAAGCTACAAGCCTTTATGGAAATCTTTGATAACGTCTTAGGAGCGGCTCATGAGCCCTTGGTGATGCTTGATTCTGATTTGAAGGTTGTAAAGGCCAATCATTCCTTTTACCGGACCTTCAAGGTTACGCCGGAGGGAACAGAAGGGGTATTAATTTATGATCTTGGCAACGGGCAATGGAATATCCCAAAGCTTAGAGAATTACTTGAAGATATCCTTCCCCACAATTCCACATTCAATGACTTTGAGGTGCAACATGACTTTGAGACCATTGGCCGAAAGATAATGCATCTGAACGCCCGGCGGATACACGGTGAGGCAAAGCAAAGCCAAATGATTCTCCTGGCCATCGAGGATGTGACCGAGCGTGAATATTACAAAAGACATCTTGAGAAACTTGTTGAAAAGCGGACGGCAGAAATCAGGATGGCAAAAGAAGAGGCGGAAAAGAGCAAACAAATTGCCGAATCCGCACTTTTCGAAATAAAGAGGTTAAAGGAGCAACTTGAAGCTGAGAGGGCGTATCTACAGGAAGAAATCAAGCTTGAATACAACCATGAGAACATCATCGGCCAAAGTGACGCAATCAAATACGTATTTTTCAAGGTTGAGCAAATAGCCACTACTGATACCAATGTGCTGGTTCTCGGCGAGACCGGAACCGGAAAAGAGCTGGTCGCCCGGGCCATTCACGGTTTAAGCTTGCGCAAAGAGCGAGCCCTGGTAAAAGTGGATTGCGCTGCATTGCCTTCAAACCTTATTGAAAGCGAACTGTTTGGTCATGAAAGAGGGGCTTTCACCGGCGCCCATTCCAGACATCTGGGACGGTTTGAGGTCGCCGACGGTGCCACCCTTTTTCTTGATGAAATTGGCGAACTGCCGCTGGAATTGCAATCCAAGCTGCTCAGGGTCGTACAGGACGGCGAGTTTGAACGCCTGGGCAGCTCCCGTACGATCAAGGTCGATGTGCGGATTATTGCGGCCACAAATCGCAATCTGGAAGAGGAGGTCCGTAAGGGCCGGTTCCGTGATGACCTCTGGTACCGTTTAAATATTTTCCCTATCACCATGCCGCCGCTCCGCGATCGGTTGGATGACATTCCGCTTCTTGTGGACTTTTACGTCAAAAAGATCTCCAGGCGAATGGGCAAGTCCATTGAGATCATTCCGACGAGAGTTATGAATGCCTTGCAGAACTATCACTGGCCCGGCAATGTCCGGGAATTGGAAAACGTCCTCGAACGTGCGGTGATTAACTCCTCGGGGCCCAAGCTGCGCCTAGTGGATGAACTGAAGACTCGGCAGAATGATATATCCTGTGCGAAAAAAACCCTCGAAGCGGTTGAGCGCGAACATATTTTGCGGATCCTCGAACAAACTCAATGGAAAGTGGGCGGAAAAAACGGGGCGGCCGAGATCCTCGGGCTCAACCGCAGCACGTTGCGGGCTCGGATGCGAAAACTCGGTATCCTCAAGCCATAA